In one Bradyrhizobium cosmicum genomic region, the following are encoded:
- a CDS encoding DUF3455 domain-containing protein translates to MWIKLAAPTLLLAAMIGPAAAADPLPDAIAAPDESLVLSVHAEGAQVYECKAGTDGKLAWAFREPIATLLSEGKTIGRHYAGPNWELADGSAVVGKAVGNAPGATAADIAWLKLDVTAHRGSGVLTPVTTVQRINTHGGKLDGACEKAGEFRSAPYSAVYVFLKKG, encoded by the coding sequence ATGTGGATCAAGCTTGCTGCCCCCACCCTGCTGCTCGCGGCTATGATCGGACCGGCGGCCGCCGCGGACCCGCTCCCTGACGCCATCGCAGCGCCGGACGAGTCCCTCGTGCTTAGCGTCCATGCCGAAGGCGCGCAGGTCTATGAGTGCAAGGCCGGCACCGACGGCAAGCTCGCCTGGGCCTTCCGTGAACCGATCGCGACGCTGCTGTCCGAAGGCAAGACCATCGGCCGACATTATGCGGGCCCGAATTGGGAGCTGGCCGACGGTAGCGCCGTGGTCGGCAAGGCCGTCGGCAACGCGCCGGGCGCCACCGCGGCCGACATCGCCTGGCTGAAGCTGGACGTCACCGCTCACCGCGGCAGCGGCGTCCTGACGCCCGTCACCACGGTCCAGCGCATCAACACCCACGGCGGCAAGCTCGACGGCGCCTGCGAGAAAGCCGGCGAGTTCAGGAGCGCGCCCTACTCCGCCGTCTACGTCTTCCTGAAGAAGGG
- a CDS encoding NADP-dependent isocitrate dehydrogenase: protein MAKIKVSNPVVELDGDEMTRIIWQYIKDKLINPFLDVELLYFDLGMEYRDQTNDQVTIDAAEAIKKVGVGVKCATITPDEARVKEFNLKQMWKSPNGTIRNILGGVIFREPIICKNVPRLVPGWTKPIIIGRHAYGDQYRATDFKFPGKGTLSMKFVGEDGTVIEKEVFKAPGAGVAMEMYNLDDSIIDFARASLNYGLLRNYPVYLSTKNTILKVYDGRFKDIFQDIYDREFKKEFEAKGLTYEHRLIDDMVASALKWSGGYVWACKNYDGDVQSDTVAQGYGSLGLMTSVLLTPDGKTVEAEAAHGTVTRHYREHQKGKETSTNSIASIFAWTRGLAHRAKLDNNVELAKFANTLEKVCVDTVEEGYMTKDLALLVGADQRWLSTTGFLDKVADNLAKALAA, encoded by the coding sequence ATGGCAAAAATCAAGGTATCCAATCCCGTCGTCGAACTCGATGGCGACGAGATGACCCGGATCATCTGGCAGTACATCAAGGACAAGCTGATCAACCCGTTCCTTGACGTCGAGCTGCTCTATTTCGACCTGGGGATGGAGTACCGAGACCAGACCAACGATCAGGTCACCATCGACGCCGCCGAAGCCATCAAGAAGGTCGGCGTCGGCGTCAAGTGCGCCACCATCACTCCGGACGAGGCCCGGGTGAAGGAGTTCAACCTCAAGCAGATGTGGAAGTCGCCGAACGGCACCATCCGCAACATCCTCGGCGGCGTGATCTTCCGCGAGCCGATCATCTGCAAGAACGTGCCGCGCCTGGTTCCCGGCTGGACCAAGCCGATCATCATCGGCCGCCACGCCTATGGCGATCAGTACCGCGCCACCGACTTCAAATTCCCGGGCAAGGGCACCCTGTCGATGAAGTTCGTCGGCGAGGACGGCACCGTGATCGAGAAGGAAGTGTTCAAGGCCCCGGGCGCCGGCGTCGCCATGGAGATGTACAATCTCGACGACTCCATCATCGACTTCGCCCGCGCCTCGCTGAACTACGGCCTGCTGCGCAACTATCCGGTCTATCTGTCGACCAAGAACACCATCCTCAAGGTCTATGACGGCCGCTTCAAGGACATCTTCCAGGACATCTATGACCGCGAGTTCAAGAAGGAATTCGAGGCCAAGGGCCTGACCTACGAGCACCGCCTGATCGACGACATGGTGGCCTCGGCGCTGAAATGGTCCGGCGGCTATGTCTGGGCCTGCAAGAACTACGACGGTGACGTGCAGTCCGATACGGTCGCGCAGGGCTACGGCTCGCTCGGCCTGATGACCTCGGTGCTGCTGACCCCCGACGGCAAGACCGTCGAGGCCGAAGCCGCTCACGGCACCGTGACCCGCCACTACCGCGAGCACCAGAAGGGCAAGGAGACCTCGACCAACTCGATCGCGTCGATCTTCGCCTGGACCCGTGGCCTCGCCCACCGCGCCAAGCTCGACAACAATGTCGAGCTCGCCAAGTTCGCCAACACGCTGGAGAAGGTCTGCGTCGACACCGTCGAGGAAGGCTACATGACCAAGGACCTCGCGCTCCTGGTCGGCGCCGACCAGCGCTGGCTCTCGACCACCGGCTTCCTCGACAAGGTCGCGGATAACCTGGCAAAGGCGCTGGCGGCCTGA
- a CDS encoding TrmJ/YjtD family RNA methyltransferase: protein MSGTDKSKAGLSLDGPIVILVEPQLGENIGMAARAMGNFALGALRIVNPRDGWPNIAAQRAAAGADHILEKVELFGTVEEAVADLDLLFATSARPHDQAKPVVGPEAAAAEISGHVAAGGKAGILFGRERWGLTNEEVGLSNRIITFPVNPGFASLNLAQAVLLVGYEWFKRATSGELPHAMPERSERASQHQIQAFFENLIRELDKVEFLRPAEKRDTMLVNLRNIFTRMDPTKQDMHTLHGVVMAIAEGRKGPAKGGVLDGEQATRLRALLAEHGQGGGVSDSGSTVRGLARLLRRNPTDAERLLWQALTRDRRFAGSFKRQTPVGRHIPDFVSFPHRIAIELVNPAENETIAADRAGRRTWLEARDYRVIEILAADVERDLEAQLVRLQAMIEQAS, encoded by the coding sequence ATGTCGGGGACTGACAAGAGCAAGGCGGGCCTTTCCCTCGACGGTCCCATCGTGATCCTGGTCGAGCCGCAGCTCGGGGAAAACATCGGCATGGCCGCGCGCGCCATGGGCAATTTTGCGCTCGGCGCCTTGCGCATCGTCAACCCGCGCGACGGCTGGCCCAACATCGCCGCCCAGCGCGCCGCGGCCGGCGCCGACCATATTCTGGAAAAGGTCGAATTGTTTGGCACGGTCGAAGAGGCGGTGGCCGATCTCGATCTGCTGTTCGCGACCAGCGCGCGCCCGCATGACCAGGCCAAGCCGGTGGTCGGGCCGGAAGCCGCCGCCGCCGAAATCTCCGGCCACGTCGCGGCGGGAGGCAAGGCTGGTATCCTGTTCGGCCGCGAGCGCTGGGGCCTGACTAACGAGGAGGTCGGGCTCTCCAACCGCATCATCACCTTTCCGGTCAATCCGGGCTTTGCCTCGCTGAACCTCGCCCAGGCGGTGCTGCTGGTCGGCTATGAATGGTTCAAGCGGGCAACCTCAGGCGAACTGCCGCATGCCATGCCGGAGCGCTCCGAGCGCGCTTCGCAGCACCAGATCCAGGCCTTCTTCGAGAACCTGATCCGGGAGCTCGACAAGGTCGAGTTCCTGCGCCCGGCCGAGAAGCGCGACACCATGCTGGTGAATTTGCGCAACATCTTCACCCGCATGGACCCGACCAAGCAGGACATGCACACCCTGCACGGCGTGGTGATGGCGATTGCCGAGGGGCGCAAGGGTCCGGCCAAGGGCGGCGTGCTCGACGGCGAGCAGGCCACGCGCCTGCGCGCGCTCTTGGCCGAGCACGGGCAGGGCGGCGGGGTGTCCGACAGCGGCTCGACCGTGCGTGGCCTCGCCCGCCTGCTCCGCCGCAACCCGACCGATGCCGAGCGCCTGCTCTGGCAGGCGCTCACGCGCGATCGCCGTTTCGCGGGAAGCTTCAAGCGCCAGACCCCGGTCGGTCGCCACATCCCGGACTTCGTCTCGTTCCCGCACCGGATCGCGATCGAGCTGGTGAACCCGGCCGAGAACGAGACGATCGCGGCGGACCGCGCGGGCCGGCGGACGTGGCTCGAGGCACGGGATTATCGTGTGATCGAGATCCTGGCGGCAGACGTGGAGCGGGATCTCGAGGCGCAACTGGTGAGATTGCAGGCGATGATCGAGCAAGCTTCGTAG
- a CDS encoding nuclear transport factor 2 family protein, translating to MTQLNTSADRIHELLRRNLQEVFGEGDAKRRRAAIDEFWTENGALYAPPGIIVGRDAIDKFAGDLRATHPHFVYTPTGEPQALHNAGRLAWGSGPRGEAPDYTGWDVIIAEDGRISALYVFLDPPGK from the coding sequence ATGACCCAACTCAATACATCCGCGGATCGCATCCACGAGTTGCTCCGTCGCAACCTTCAGGAGGTTTTCGGCGAGGGCGACGCGAAGCGCCGCCGCGCCGCCATCGACGAGTTCTGGACCGAGAACGGCGCCCTGTACGCACCGCCAGGCATCATTGTCGGTCGCGACGCGATCGACAAGTTCGCCGGCGATCTGCGCGCCACGCATCCCCACTTCGTCTACACGCCGACAGGCGAGCCGCAGGCGCTTCACAACGCCGGGCGGCTGGCCTGGGGATCGGGTCCGCGCGGCGAAGCACCTGATTACACCGGGTGGGACGTCATCATCGCGGAGGACGGCAGGATCTCCGCGCTCTACGTGTTCCTCGACCCGCCCGGCAAGTGA
- a CDS encoding SDR family NAD(P)-dependent oxidoreductase, translated as MTDRFNNKVVVVTGGTSGIGLATTKAFAAEGASVFITGRRKDALDAAVKSIRGRVTGVQGDMANLADIDRLYDAVQQKHQHIDAIFANAGGGEFAPLGAITEEHYQRTFDTNVKGVLFTVQKALPLLRDGASIVLNASTTSISGTPAFSVYSATKAAVRNFARNWILDLKDRHIRVNAISPGVTETPGLNHLFGAGEQAEGTKSYLAGLIPAGRVGQPEEIAKAVLFLASDEASFVNGVELFVDGGQVQI; from the coding sequence ATGACTGACAGGTTCAACAACAAGGTCGTGGTGGTGACCGGCGGCACGAGCGGCATCGGCCTTGCGACCACCAAGGCTTTTGCGGCCGAGGGCGCTTCGGTGTTCATCACCGGCCGCCGCAAGGATGCACTCGACGCTGCGGTGAAATCGATCCGCGGCCGCGTGACCGGCGTGCAGGGCGATATGGCCAACCTTGCCGACATCGACCGGCTCTACGATGCCGTGCAGCAGAAGCACCAGCACATCGACGCGATCTTCGCCAATGCAGGCGGCGGCGAATTCGCACCGCTCGGCGCGATCACCGAGGAGCACTATCAGCGCACGTTCGACACCAACGTGAAGGGCGTCCTCTTCACCGTGCAGAAGGCACTGCCCTTGCTCCGCGACGGCGCCTCCATCGTGCTGAACGCATCGACCACGAGCATTTCGGGTACGCCGGCCTTCAGCGTCTATTCGGCAACCAAGGCCGCGGTGCGCAACTTCGCGCGCAACTGGATCCTCGACCTGAAGGACCGGCACATCCGCGTCAACGCCATCAGCCCCGGTGTCACCGAGACGCCCGGCCTAAATCATCTGTTTGGCGCCGGCGAGCAGGCGGAGGGCACCAAGAGCTATCTCGCGGGCCTGATCCCGGCCGGCCGCGTCGGACAGCCCGAGGAGATCGCCAAGGCCGTGCTGTTCCTGGCGTCGGACGAAGCAAGCTTCGTCAACGGCGTCGAACTCTTCGTCGACGGCGGCCAGGTGCAGATCTGA
- a CDS encoding LysR substrate-binding domain-containing protein, whose product MKTDLNDFAYFAEVVGHGGFAAAGRALREPKSKLSRRIAGLEERLGLRLIERSSRRFRVTEVGQAFYERCRAILAEAEQAEALVTQAQAEPHGRIRFSCPTGMVAEIFGLTSNFLIRYPKVRLQLVAIDRPVDLIEERIDVALRVRSVLVGDAALTMRSLGTSTRILVASPQLASRLRTLDDLNALPTLATSDEDNLVEWHLETDDGRARVVKHEPRMGCGDFGAVRDAAVAGLGIALLPDHLCREALGQGKLVHVLSEWRGQRGLVHLVFTTRRGLPRAVRALIDHLAAGFSKTLVS is encoded by the coding sequence ATGAAGACTGATCTGAACGACTTTGCCTATTTCGCCGAGGTGGTCGGGCACGGCGGCTTTGCTGCCGCCGGACGGGCCTTGCGCGAGCCCAAGTCAAAGCTCAGCCGGCGGATTGCCGGGCTGGAAGAGCGCCTGGGCCTGCGCCTCATCGAACGATCGAGCCGCCGCTTTCGCGTCACCGAAGTAGGGCAGGCCTTCTACGAGCGCTGTCGTGCGATCCTGGCCGAAGCCGAACAGGCCGAGGCGCTGGTGACGCAAGCGCAGGCCGAACCCCATGGCCGCATTCGCTTCAGTTGCCCGACCGGCATGGTCGCGGAAATCTTCGGGCTCACGTCGAACTTCCTGATCCGCTATCCCAAGGTTCGCCTGCAACTCGTCGCCATCGACCGGCCGGTCGACCTGATTGAAGAGCGGATCGATGTGGCTCTGCGCGTTCGTTCCGTCCTTGTCGGGGATGCGGCGCTCACCATGCGGTCGCTGGGGACGTCCACGCGCATCCTGGTCGCGAGCCCGCAATTGGCAAGCCGGCTGCGAACCCTGGATGATTTGAACGCGCTTCCGACGCTGGCGACTTCAGATGAGGACAATCTGGTCGAATGGCATCTGGAGACGGACGACGGGCGCGCTCGCGTCGTCAAACACGAACCACGCATGGGTTGCGGTGACTTTGGCGCGGTGCGGGATGCGGCGGTCGCCGGCCTCGGTATTGCGCTGTTGCCGGATCACCTCTGCCGGGAGGCGCTCGGGCAAGGTAAGCTCGTCCATGTGCTCTCGGAATGGCGCGGTCAACGCGGCCTGGTGCATCTCGTCTTCACGACCCGACGAGGCCTGCCGCGGGCGGTCCGCGCGCTGATCGATCATCTGGCGGCCGGCTTTTCCAAGACGTTGGTTTCGTAG
- a CDS encoding GGDEF domain-containing protein: MSWRALIEFTFHQARIAIRRVCKGGLSTPSSLVIRKRRGCSGMRSEGGRYSLPRWRLMRWLTDVGPDVPGDIRAALISQLFGAVPIFAGGAINSVAIAAIIAYRLQTGLLVAWFVLELMICLARLAVLVAAHRAIRLHRPTPTDLHLLLSMAWSLSLGLGAIASISSGDWLVAMLASMSTAAMIGGICFRNFGAPRFAGLMMLISLGPVAVYIALLGEPMLYIMIYQIPMYLAAMAGAAFRLNRMLITTMRAERENSHRAHHDALTGLLNRAGFIDALEAKIAQSSREDRPVALFFVDLDEFKPINDTFGHGAGDRVLKGAAERLRKAVPESAAIARMGGDEFVALVENVTAEQALAMGQRIVGEIGAPYQLDGETRASVGASVGIALSPDHGSQVAELLAVADGALYEAKSSGKSRCCLASIDLNLTALRRLQAGSKRATNETSVAA, translated from the coding sequence ATGTCGTGGCGAGCCCTCATCGAATTTACCTTCCATCAAGCACGGATCGCGATCAGGCGGGTCTGTAAAGGCGGCCTTAGCACCCCCTCGTCTTTGGTCATCCGCAAGAGAAGGGGATGCTCTGGGATGCGGTCCGAAGGCGGACGATACAGCTTGCCGCGCTGGCGATTGATGCGTTGGTTGACGGATGTCGGCCCCGACGTGCCGGGCGACATTCGCGCAGCCCTCATCTCCCAACTCTTCGGTGCGGTCCCGATCTTCGCGGGCGGCGCCATCAATTCGGTCGCGATCGCGGCGATCATCGCGTATCGGCTGCAGACCGGGCTGCTTGTCGCCTGGTTCGTGCTCGAACTGATGATTTGCCTTGCGCGCCTCGCGGTTCTGGTCGCGGCGCATCGCGCGATCCGGCTGCACCGGCCCACCCCGACCGATCTTCATCTCTTGCTCTCGATGGCCTGGAGTCTCAGCCTCGGACTGGGCGCTATCGCGAGCATCAGCAGCGGCGACTGGCTGGTCGCGATGCTCGCCTCGATGTCCACGGCGGCCATGATCGGCGGCATCTGCTTCCGCAATTTCGGCGCGCCACGATTTGCAGGACTCATGATGCTGATCAGCCTCGGCCCCGTCGCCGTGTACATCGCTCTTCTCGGCGAGCCGATGCTCTACATCATGATCTATCAGATCCCGATGTATCTCGCGGCAATGGCGGGCGCGGCCTTCCGGCTCAACAGGATGCTGATCACGACCATGCGGGCCGAGCGCGAGAACAGCCATCGCGCGCACCATGACGCGCTCACGGGTCTGCTGAACCGCGCGGGATTCATCGACGCGCTGGAGGCGAAGATCGCGCAATCCAGTCGTGAGGACCGCCCTGTTGCCCTGTTCTTCGTGGATCTCGACGAGTTCAAGCCGATCAACGACACGTTCGGACATGGAGCCGGCGATCGGGTGCTCAAGGGAGCCGCCGAGCGACTGCGCAAGGCAGTGCCGGAGAGCGCGGCAATTGCGCGGATGGGCGGCGACGAATTTGTCGCGCTCGTTGAAAACGTCACAGCCGAGCAGGCGCTGGCGATGGGACAACGCATCGTCGGCGAGATCGGGGCGCCCTATCAGCTCGATGGCGAGACCCGCGCCAGTGTTGGTGCGAGCGTGGGCATTGCGCTGTCACCGGATCATGGCTCCCAGGTGGCCGAGCTGCTTGCGGTGGCGGATGGAGCCCTCTACGAGGCGAAATCCAGCGGCAAGTCTCGCTGCTGCCTGGCTTCGATCGATCTGAACCTGACCGCGCTGCGCCGGCTTCAGGCCGGCAGCAAGCGCGCCACGAATGAGACCAGCGTCGCCGCCTGA
- a CDS encoding hotdog fold domain-containing protein → MTEIIIDKRYCGPPNSGNGGYVCGRLARHIPGAAEVTLRAPPPLDTSLDAIATGDGAWELRDGAKVVATGRAAGLELARVETASFEEACAAELLTPVKPHEHPLPTCFVCGPARAKGDGLRIFAGPLGRHSRNAVLAASWTPDPTLAADDGLVADEFLWSALDCPTGYACNYNQESDGFDKAPLLLGRMSARIEARPRPGERCIITAWSTGRDGRKRTAEAAAHDEGGRLLAVARATWIEVQREVQLGR, encoded by the coding sequence TTGACCGAGATCATCATCGACAAGCGCTATTGCGGTCCCCCGAACTCCGGCAATGGCGGTTATGTCTGCGGCCGGCTCGCCCGGCATATTCCCGGGGCTGCGGAAGTGACGCTGCGCGCCCCGCCGCCGCTGGACACATCGCTCGATGCGATCGCGACCGGCGACGGCGCGTGGGAGCTTCGCGACGGCGCAAAGGTCGTCGCGACCGGGCGGGCGGCGGGCTTGGAGCTCGCGCGCGTGGAGACAGCCAGTTTCGAGGAAGCCTGCGCCGCCGAGCTATTGACGCCGGTGAAGCCGCACGAACATCCGCTGCCGACCTGTTTCGTCTGCGGCCCCGCGCGGGCCAAGGGCGACGGCCTGCGCATCTTCGCCGGACCGCTCGGACGTCATTCACGGAACGCCGTTCTCGCGGCGAGCTGGACACCCGATCCGACGCTGGCCGCCGACGACGGCCTCGTCGCCGACGAGTTTCTCTGGTCGGCGCTCGATTGCCCCACCGGCTATGCCTGCAACTACAACCAGGAAAGCGACGGCTTCGACAAGGCCCCACTCCTGCTGGGCCGGATGTCGGCCCGGATCGAGGCAAGGCCTCGTCCCGGCGAGCGCTGCATCATCACCGCCTGGTCCACCGGCCGCGACGGCCGCAAGCGCACCGCCGAGGCTGCTGCGCATGACGAGGGCGGCAGGCTGCTGGCGGTGGCAAGGGCGACATGGATAGAGGTCCAACGCGAGGTCCAGCTCGGGCGATAG
- a CDS encoding NADPH:quinone oxidoreductase family protein: MKAVLCKSFTGPSDLRLGEIDEPKPAADEILIDVHAASVSFMDQLMVSGLYQMRPPTPFVPGTEASGIVVAIGDKVTAFRPGDRVACSSWTGGYAERMTAKASKSVLLPDGVAFEAAATVLHNYGTAYYALVERARAKHGETLLVTGAAGGVGLAAVDLGRHLGLRVIAGVGSDDKAALVRDYGASDVVNYRSEDLRDRIKSITSGDGIDIGFDNVGGAIFEQIARLMKWGGRLMPIGFTSGEVPSIPMNLPLLKNYSIIGVFVGAWAEKFSTEAARMNDALVQLLAQGKIRPHIDRILPLDEATEAMQAVANRMVQGRIVLKIR; this comes from the coding sequence ATGAAAGCGGTTCTCTGCAAGTCGTTCACTGGCCCCAGCGATTTGCGCCTCGGCGAGATCGACGAGCCGAAGCCGGCCGCCGACGAGATTCTCATCGACGTCCATGCGGCCTCCGTGAGCTTCATGGACCAACTGATGGTCTCGGGCCTGTACCAGATGCGGCCGCCGACCCCCTTCGTGCCCGGGACGGAAGCGTCCGGAATCGTCGTCGCAATCGGCGACAAGGTCACGGCCTTCCGGCCCGGCGATCGCGTGGCCTGCAGCAGCTGGACCGGCGGCTACGCCGAACGGATGACAGCCAAGGCATCGAAGAGCGTGCTTCTGCCCGATGGCGTCGCGTTCGAAGCCGCGGCGACGGTGCTGCACAATTACGGCACGGCCTACTATGCGCTGGTCGAGCGGGCCCGGGCCAAACACGGCGAAACGCTGCTTGTCACCGGCGCTGCCGGCGGGGTGGGCCTCGCCGCCGTCGACCTCGGCCGCCATCTGGGCCTGCGCGTCATCGCCGGGGTCGGGTCCGACGACAAGGCCGCCCTGGTGCGCGACTACGGCGCCAGCGATGTCGTCAACTATCGCAGCGAGGATCTGCGCGACCGGATCAAGTCGATCACATCGGGAGACGGCATCGATATCGGCTTCGACAATGTCGGCGGTGCGATCTTCGAGCAGATCGCCCGACTGATGAAGTGGGGTGGACGGCTGATGCCGATCGGCTTCACCAGCGGCGAGGTTCCCTCGATCCCGATGAACCTGCCGCTCCTGAAGAATTATTCCATCATCGGCGTCTTCGTCGGCGCCTGGGCGGAAAAATTCTCCACGGAAGCCGCGCGCATGAACGATGCGCTGGTGCAGTTACTGGCTCAAGGAAAAATCCGCCCGCATATCGATCGCATCCTCCCCTTGGACGAGGCCACCGAAGCCATGCAAGCCGTCGCCAATCGCATGGTTCAGGGAAGAATTGTCCTCAAGATCAGATAA
- a CDS encoding helix-turn-helix transcriptional regulator, producing the protein MNVVPCRTLAAARTPEPEAADAAAFADTLDGLDASLYLVDADGRLIHTNAAGRAMLDAYNVLLEIRGQLMACDPMVTHRLRQAFAACGRGDAAAGTRESAIPMVGVDGARHIAHVLPLTSGPRRRAGAAYRAVAAVFVRKVALTIPPRSDALRDAFRLTPTELRVLLAIVELGGIPEVAAALGVAATTVRTHVRRLFEKTGTARQADFVKLVAGYATPLRDMGES; encoded by the coding sequence ATGAACGTTGTGCCATGCCGCACGCTCGCGGCCGCCCGAACGCCCGAACCGGAAGCCGCGGACGCCGCTGCATTCGCCGACACCCTCGATGGTCTCGACGCCAGCCTCTATCTCGTCGATGCGGACGGACGTCTCATTCACACCAATGCCGCCGGGCGGGCCATGCTGGATGCGTACAACGTCCTGCTGGAGATCCGCGGGCAACTGATGGCCTGCGATCCCATGGTCACGCATCGGTTGCGGCAGGCCTTCGCGGCGTGCGGCCGCGGCGATGCAGCCGCGGGCACCCGCGAAAGCGCCATCCCGATGGTCGGCGTGGACGGGGCGCGCCACATCGCCCACGTCTTGCCGCTGACGTCAGGCCCACGCCGACGTGCGGGGGCTGCCTACCGCGCCGTCGCCGCAGTGTTTGTCCGCAAGGTGGCGCTGACGATACCACCTCGCTCGGATGCGCTGCGCGACGCGTTCAGATTGACGCCGACCGAGCTGCGCGTGCTGCTCGCGATCGTCGAACTCGGCGGCATTCCCGAAGTGGCCGCGGCACTCGGCGTGGCCGCGACGACGGTCAGGACGCATGTCCGCCGCCTGTTTGAAAAGACCGGCACCGCGCGGCAGGCCGATTTCGTCAAGCTCGTCGCGGGATATGCGACGCCGCTGAGAGACATGGGAGAGTCATGA
- the mddA gene encoding methanethiol S-methyltransferase, protein MVARLAILLYAIVSYGIFTASFLYALGFVGNYVVPKSIDTPIDVGAAANPGEAIVVNLLLMSLFAIQHSVMARASFKRWLTQFLPPACERSTYVLLSSLILLLLFWQWRPIPAPVWQVHGIAAWLLIGVHWLGWLIAFASTHMIDHFDLFGLRQAFVALRGTEMPGQSFKTPLLYKIVRHPLMLGFLLAFWGTPEMTAGHLLFAIANTAYILVALQFEERDLIAAFGATYQEYRRRVPMLVPRLFGRRRSDERPSPRPAGAPQ, encoded by the coding sequence ATGGTCGCGCGCCTCGCAATCCTGCTCTACGCCATCGTGAGCTATGGCATCTTCACCGCTTCATTTCTCTATGCGCTCGGTTTCGTCGGCAACTATGTCGTGCCCAAGTCGATCGACACGCCGATCGACGTCGGTGCTGCCGCAAATCCGGGCGAGGCCATCGTCGTCAACCTGCTGCTGATGAGCCTGTTTGCAATCCAGCACAGCGTGATGGCGCGCGCATCCTTCAAACGATGGTTGACCCAATTCCTCCCACCCGCCTGCGAGCGCAGCACCTATGTGCTGCTCTCCAGCCTGATCCTCCTGCTGCTGTTCTGGCAGTGGCGCCCGATCCCGGCTCCGGTCTGGCAGGTCCACGGAATTGCGGCCTGGCTGCTGATCGGCGTCCACTGGCTCGGCTGGCTGATCGCGTTTGCCTCGACCCACATGATCGATCATTTCGACCTGTTCGGCCTGCGCCAGGCTTTCGTCGCGCTCCGCGGCACCGAGATGCCAGGTCAATCCTTCAAGACCCCGCTGCTTTACAAGATCGTGCGCCATCCGCTCATGCTGGGCTTCCTGCTCGCGTTCTGGGGCACGCCCGAGATGACCGCCGGCCATCTGCTGTTCGCCATCGCCAACACGGCCTACATCCTGGTCGCGCTGCAGTTCGAGGAACGGGACCTGATCGCCGCGTTCGGCGCGACCTACCAGGAGTATCGCCGGCGCGTTCCCATGCTGGTGCCGCGTCTGTTCGGTCGCCGCCGCAGCGACGAGCGCCCGTCGCCGCGGCCTGCCGGAGCGCCGCAATGA